Part of the Trichoderma asperellum chromosome 1, complete sequence genome is shown below.
agtagtgATTAATTAATCGAACGATTATATGTTTCTCTGTTCTGGCCTACTCGGTAGGCCCCAGGTTGCGACCATAAGTGTTGGGTCGTGACAGCTAATAATACGCTTAGAGCTCTGGTTTAACGAAATGCTGGTCTTAAACCTGCAAGGGGTGTCTTGCGATGACAAAACATGAGACACCTACTAGCCTGCGAACGAAATGTGCAGAAACTGGCAGTAGCAGTAACTCATTCATGTGCCTGCATCTTATATGAGTGAAAGTAGTACTGGTTCTTATGGATTTGGGACTCTGAAAGAGATCATACAACCTGTGTTGTTCCACCGACACTTGCGCCTTACCTATCTTCCATCCCAGTTACCAATTCACTAAAAAATGCCATTCTCACTACAACGAAATTTCCCAAGGGAATCCAGGGAATTTCTGGATCGTGGAAAAGACTTCCATAGCAGCAATGGCTCAGAGAACGAGACTCTATTAGGATCCAGGACCCCCGTTGACTTTGTCCCTATTCCCGAGCAACGGAAACGATTCTCAAAGACCTGCAAGGTCTCGCTCACCGTTATCAACATCATACTTCTTCTGCTCAATACCGCATGCCTTCTTTCGGTGATGATGCGGGGAGCGCAATGGGTCAACCGCACGCTCTCGGCGGTTGGACTAGGACGAGATGATCATGTTACGATACGGATTCTGTCACCATGTATGCGCACGCCCCCATGTCTACTCtgaatttttcttctgcatctttccatttttctttttctcaaaTTTGGGTCATGTTATTAATAGATCTGGAAAGCGCCGGCAGAGGAAGTCGTGGAGTATCAGCTTCGTCGTTTCACCGATGTGATGAGCACCGGAGACTCAGATCGAATGTTCGTTGGCGATGCAGGCGAAAAGACGGACAAATTGTGGGATGACATAATAGATGGTATGTATCAGACTATCCACCTCCTGATTTCCTTGAATTGAGAGATGCCAGATTAACCTCGCGTGAAGAGGACAAATACTTCGCAGTTGACTACGATACCTTTTTGCGAGTCAACGGCAATCCCGACACGGGTCTTCGTCTGCCGGGGGAGAACTCAGACAAGTTCATTGGGACTCTTCAATGGGCTCATCAGTTACACTGCTTGAACATAATTCGGCAGTCTACGTGGTTCGACATTGGTCATTACAGGCACATGCACCATTTCCTTAACAAGACTGATGAAATTATCATAGCTCATACAAGTCAGTTcacgtcttctttcttctcctttgatTGTACTGATTAGCGTATCTAACACGTCTCCTCGTAGAACACTGTCTAGACAGGATTCGACAGGTACTCCAGTGTAATGGCGACACGTCGCTTCTGACTTACAACTGGGTCAGGGGTTATGAGATGCCAAAGGTGGCGCCAATGACTCTGCAGAGCTGCCAGAACTTGGATCGTTTGAGAGAGTGGCAGGACGTGAACGATATCAGCCATCTCATGACACATCTAGAGAGGCCAAAATGGGTGATGAGTTCTGACCCAGAGGTGAAGACGCCCAATGGCGGCCGCAAGGGGCCAGCGGAGGTGCAACATCCGGCCAGTCACAGTAACATAACCAGATCTAAGCGTGGAGATACTGGAGGTGGGTGAACGACGCCCATTATACACATGCCGAAGGCTGCGGTCGTAATACATGGCTTTTATAGCTTCTGACAACGAGCTTCAATAaccggcttttttttccaaaaaaaaaaaaaaaaaaaaaaaaaaatgtatcATCTCATAAGTCACGTGGGATCAAAACAACATCCTACTCCTTGGTTAAGCTTTTCGTTTAGTATTGTTTTATGGAAGAGCCTACAAGCTCATGCCTATGCCAGTCACTTTAACCCGTACAATGAGTAACATATTGCAGTCAACATATCAATGCAAGACTACCCTAATCATAG
Proteins encoded:
- a CDS encoding uncharacterized protein (EggNog:ENOG41~TransMembrane:1 (i59-81o)) translates to MPFSLQRNFPRESREFLDRGKDFHSSNGSENETLLGSRTPVDFVPIPEQRKRFSKTCKVSLTVINIILLLLNTACLLSVMMRGAQWVNRTLSAVGLGRDDHVTIRILSPSPAEEVVEYQLRRFTDVMSTGDSDRMFVGDAGEKTDKLWDDIIDEDKYFAVDYDTFLRVNGNPDTGLRLPGENSDKFIGTLQWAHQLHCLNIIRQSTWFDIGHYRHMHHFLNKTDEIIIAHTKHCLDRIRQVLQCNGDTSLLTYNWVRGYEMPKVAPMTLQSCQNLDRLREWQDVNDISHLMTHLERPKWVMSSDPEVKTPNGGRKGPAEVQHPASHSNITRSKRGDTGGG